Below is a genomic region from Telmatobacter sp. DSM 110680.
ATCGACATGAAAGCCGCGCGCGGAAAGTAAACGGGCTAGCGTGATGGCGAAAGGAGTTTTGCCGGAGCCTCCGGTGGAGAGATTGCCGATGCTGATGACGGGATACCAGAGCCATCGGGTTTGTTCCCAACCGCGATTCAATCGGAGTTCACGGAGAGCGAGGCCGGTGGCGTAGAGAGGAACGAGCGGTAGAAGGAGAGGACGTTTCATGCCGGCCTCTCGGCTCTTCCGGCTTTGTGAAGCTCTGAACGCGGCTCGTCCGAGAAATGCAGGATATCGCGTAGCGCATCGATCGATCGGGCGGTTGCGCCAGCCTGTTGCTCGAAGACACGGCGGGCTCGCTGGCCCATGTTCGCGGCGTCGTCTCGGTTGATGAGTAGCTCGATCAGGACCTTTGCCAGTTCTTCTTTGGGCGCGATTCGAATTGCGTTTTCAACGCGGAGATCTTCGGTGATGGCGCGGAAATTCGCATAATTCGGTCCTATGACGATCGGAACTCCGAACTGGGCCGGCTCCAGTGGATTGTGGCCACCGGCTGGGACCAGGCTCCCACCGACGAATGCCACCGCAGCAATCGAGTAGATAGAGGCTAACTCGCCGATGGTGTCGAGCAGGACGACTTGGCCGGGCTGCAGCGATGGAATTGAGTTTGCGGGCTTGCTCTTCCAGTCGGAGCGGCGAACCCATGCGACTTCAGCGGCACTGAGCAGTGTGCCCACGGATGCAAAACGCTCAGGATGGCGAGGGGCCAGCACCATGACCAGATTGGGATCTGAGGCGAGCAGGGACGGCCACGCTTCGAGCAAGGCGGCTTCCTCGCCTTCGAGGGTGCTTCCGGCAACGAGGAATCGCAGACCACCCGCTGCGCAGGCTTTCAATTGTGAAGTAGCTTCTGCCTCCTGGACCGCGCGGACATCAAACTTAAGATTTCCTGACACGCTGACGAGTTCCGGTGGGCAGCCGAGCGCGACAAGGCGCTCCGCATCATTGCTGCTTTGCGCGAGGATTCTTGTGAGATTGCCGAGGATGGGTTTCCACAA
It encodes:
- a CDS encoding 3-deoxy-D-manno-octulosonic acid transferase, with translation MIFIFYNLALLAALVAGAPWWLWRMATTQKYRDGLGERLGRVPARLRSTSAEGKPVIWLHAVSVGEVLAVSRLVQEIESAFPSHRLLISTTTRTGQDLARTRFGADRVFYCPLDLPWAVRAYLNALQPQMLILAETEFWPNLLDGCFRRNIPVAVVNARISDRSWPRYQMLQRLWKPILGNLTRILAQSSNDAERLVALGCPPELVSVSGNLKFDVRAVQEAEATSQLKACAAGGLRFLVAGSTLEGEEAALLEAWPSLLASDPNLVMVLAPRHPERFASVGTLLSAAEVAWVRRSDWKSKPANSIPSLQPGQVVLLDTIGELASIYSIAAVAFVGGSLVPAGGHNPLEPAQFGVPIVIGPNYANFRAITEDLRVENAIRIAPKEELAKVLIELLINRDDAANMGQRARRVFEQQAGATARSIDALRDILHFSDEPRSELHKAGRAERPA